From one Thermatribacter velox genomic stretch:
- a CDS encoding carbohydrate ABC transporter permease, whose amino-acid sequence MHLKGLNKIIAGIVIAIIILLMIWPFFYIFLSSFKPLKEIMSKATLLPKNPTLKNYKTLLFARTPVRDFPRFLYNSLVISSLTTICTIAIASISAYGISRNKRLKKGIISRFLLLLYVFPTVILLVPLYKIFAFLNLYDNFISLIIVYSALAAPFCTWLLTSFFDNIPRDIEESASIDGASSTSTFIRIVLPLAAPGLVAAGAYSFITAWGEYMFALVLISSNLKKTGPLGLATFAAEQYIEWGPLLAGSVLIMLPVFLIFLPISGYFIKGFTAGAVKE is encoded by the coding sequence ATGCACTTAAAAGGTTTAAACAAAATAATCGCTGGCATAGTAATAGCTATAATCATTCTGCTAATGATCTGGCCCTTCTTCTATATATTCTTATCTTCTTTTAAACCTTTAAAAGAAATAATGTCGAAAGCCACTCTGCTGCCTAAAAATCCCACCCTCAAAAACTACAAAACCCTTTTGTTTGCAAGAACACCAGTCCGTGATTTTCCAAGGTTTTTATACAACAGCTTAGTAATTTCTTCGCTAACTACAATATGTACAATAGCCATTGCCTCGATAAGTGCTTATGGTATCTCACGCAACAAAAGGCTAAAAAAGGGCATCATATCTCGTTTTTTGCTTCTTTTGTATGTTTTTCCAACAGTAATACTTCTGGTACCTCTTTATAAAATATTCGCCTTTCTAAATCTCTACGACAATTTTATTTCCCTAATAATAGTGTATTCTGCACTCGCTGCACCTTTTTGCACCTGGCTTCTAACCTCTTTTTTCGACAATATCCCTCGTGATATAGAAGAATCTGCAAGCATAGATGGAGCCAGTTCGACATCAACATTTATTCGCATAGTCTTGCCTCTCGCCGCTCCAGGTTTGGTTGCAGCAGGTGCATATTCTTTTATAACAGCCTGGGGTGAGTACATGTTTGCCCTGGTGTTAATAAGTAGCAACCTTAAGAAAACAGGACCATTGGGATTAGCCACCTTTGCAGCAGAGCAATATATAGAATGGGGTCCTCTCCTTGCGGGTTCGGTATTGATAATGCTTCCGGTGTTTCTCATATTTCTACCTATATCCGGATACTTTATAAAGGGCTTCACTGCTGGAGCAGTGAAAGAGTAG